The Rhopalosiphum maidis isolate BTI-1 chromosome 1, ASM367621v3, whole genome shotgun sequence genome has a segment encoding these proteins:
- the LOC113550319 gene encoding uncharacterized protein LOC113550319 has product MPPEATDLVDYFDITYVHGSYRSVQHNPNNGIRLRNIAPLFPPSIWNVYQTTLDNGHRTNNKTEGWNHRFSKLVDHNHPSIWTLIKKMRLELSSDETKLAQFAIGNLI; this is encoded by the coding sequence ATGCCACCGGAGGCAACAGATTTAGTcgattattttgatatcacATATGTCCATGGGTCTTACAGAAGTGTTCAGCATAATCCGAATAATGGTATCAGACTTCGAAATATTGCACCGCTCTTTCCACCATCAATATGGAATGTCTATCAAACTACCCTTGATAATGGACATCGAACTAACAACAAAACAGAAGGGTGGAACCatcgtttttcaaaattagtaGACCACAATCATCCTTCTATTTGGacattaataaagaaaatgaGGTTAGAGTTGTCTTCTGATGAAACAAAGTTAGCCCAATTCGCAATAGGCAATTTAATTTGA